Part of the Pangasianodon hypophthalmus isolate fPanHyp1 chromosome 9, fPanHyp1.pri, whole genome shotgun sequence genome is shown below.
CGTCTATGGCGTCATGGTCAAAGGTAGAATCAACAGTGGCGTATATGTGAATTATGCAATATTAAGTGTAATTTGGGGCATTTAAGGTCCTGCTCTGGTGAGTGGAAGACTGTGACCCTCAGCTGTTCAGCTCTATGTTTATTGCACATTGTTTGAAATAGTCAAGTCAGTTTGGATAactgaattaattttaattctgtCTTAAGGGCACGAAGGGAGGATTGGAATGGCGGCTGTTGTGTTGAAAGAAGGGAAGGAGTTTGATGGCATTGACACATGTAGAGTTTTAGCTAACTACCTACCAGTTTATGCCAGACCTCGTTTCATTCGCATTCAGGTAAGCCATGTTTATAACCCAGTACTGCTGATTGCAGTATTTCAGTCTTTCTTTGTATCAAGCTGTAGTTTTTCATcaaaacacatttctctttcAGAGTTCTTTGGAACTCACAGGAACTTTCAAGATGAAAAAGGTGAAGCTGGTGGAGGAGGGCTTTGATCCAGCGCTCATTCGCGACCCACTCTACTTCCTTGATCTAGTTGAAAAGAAATACGTTGCTCTCACTCAGGAAATGTATAATTCAGTGATTGCAGGAGACATTAAACTATAAGTctggaaatgtaaaaatatgagtatactttaaaaatgaaaggttGTTGTATGTGGCCTTGTGAAAAACAATAGCTAATGGTAAACTAGTTGCAGACTAATCTCAGGGAGGAGCCTGGTTTCATCTTTGTCAGTTTTTAATATCCATTGACTAATTCAGTAAACAAACTTTTATGCTGTGACaatgattaataaaatgtagcaTGTTTGTTTGATCATAATGTACATTCTGTTTTATAAGTAATAAATGTACTTATATCATTCAACTGGTTTAAATTTCATTCAGTGGTTCAAGTGTGTTGCCATGAGAAAAGTCCATATCCTAAAGATTTTTCCCCCCCCAGCTCACAGCTGTAATAACCACAGAGCCAGTGTAAGTAGGGCAAAGGCCGACTTGGGGAATGAAGCCTACAGACTTTCTAATGCAGCTCATTTCTGAGTGCAAGTACTTATCAGCTTTACTGCAGCTTGGGCTCTTTTTACCCACCGCTGAGGGTCATTACCCCATGAGATAGCATCAAGCCAACCTTTGTACCTTTTTCACACTGGATACACCTTAACTGTTCTACAGATGTTCACAGTGCTGACACTAGAAGCATGCgacattactttaaaaatgaatttatttaatacagtgGTATATTTAGAAATGTgcagcaaaaaaatatttaaaaaaaaactgaaaacaaaaatgtcagcctcataaagaaaagaaactcaGATTGGGTAGAAGCTGTTTTATATCAAAAGAAAAGAGTACTGATGTGCCTTATTAAATTGTTTACtagtacaaaaatacatttcagggCACACAATACAGCATCCAGTATCACAAAGTACAGGACCACTCCCCACAGCGGCCCCTTCTTAAGTACAGAGTCATTAAATTATTGAAACCGAGCACTTTCCTATTCtgtaaataagaataaaaatgttttgtgttcttacttttaaaaatgccaTTGAGTAGAGATTTATGTATATGATGGtagaaaaggatttttttttttttttcattactgcTAAGTTTAGTTCCAAGGCTCAGGGGTATTAGTGTAATACAAACATAACCAAtgtagtgttttttcttttttacttttttttttttaaagaattttttccccttattagttttttttttttatacaaaataacaaaaatgtacaaaagttcATTTACAGCGAACCAAGGCCATGTGCTAGCAGTATATACAGCTATAATTTAAACATATCCTAGTGTTTTGTGTATCTTTTACTTCATATGCATAGCAGTAAAATAAAGCATACCTGTTCATTAGCCTCGATAACTGGTGTGCTAAATCCAATCCACTAACATGATGGGTTTCAAATGGTGAGAGAATTTAAATATCCTTTATAATTTCACTCAACAACTTAAAACGTAAAGTTTGCATGTggttttgttaaattaaatgttaatatgcAGGTAAGGCATCACTGCTCGCAGTGTAAAGATGGGGAAGTTGGTGTTCTGAACGTAGTAGCAGGTGTCTGGACCTGAGTCGTAGCACATGCATAGATCTCTAGACAGCAGGAGTTTTGCCAGTGTTCATCTATGGTAAAACATCACTAGAAAAGGTCTGTTCAAAATGTAGAGCCCATTTTAAGCCCGTGAAAGTAGTTCATCAGCAATAAGCAGAAAAGTTCTAATCCTTCAGAAACACGTCTTCATAACATTTTAGTGTCCTTCATTCAAGTCCCCAGAAAACAGGCTCAGAATTATGCAGATCCACAGCAGTCCTCACGTACACCCACAAAAGCAAAACACGCATGACCACAGACATCACAAACAAAAAAGGTATGCAttacacttttttgtttgtgaGCATAGATGCAGAActgcaatatttaaaacaaattatttattttcttccttcatttaaattgtcttttctatttttttaaaaaacaatttagaGACAAATGTCAAATGGGATTATTTCAGTCTGTCCGTGGTACTGGTCATGCATTCTTCatttaataaacttttattcCATCCATTTCATATTTGGCAAGCCTTCAAGCACCAAAACAAGAACAATAAGAATGAGTTTTGTGGGGATTCAGCACCAGAAGGAGGTGCTCTCTTTGTCCTCCAACCAAATAAACTCTGTCTTGCAACTGTCCACAAAACGAGAAAAGAATGACTCCATTGTAGAGGGGagcagagaagaggagagaaggggGGGTGGAGGGGGGCTTTCGTAATGTTCTCCAATGACACTTTCAGTAACAGACCAGCTGTCGCCCTCTTCAGAAGTGGTCAATGAGTACAGATACACAGTTAGCGCCCACCAGGTAATTGGGGTCCCCTGGGAGAGATTTATTCTGCCAGCATTTGGGGTCACCTGCAGAGAAATCAGAGGGTAAACAAAGAGAATCTGTAGACAGCCAACGTCactttgtgtttaatgtttaaatcaaTGGCTCTCAAAGTCAGGTCTGGGAACCTCCAGGAGTCCATGAAGTGAAACCAGGGgggctgtgatttttttaaattttatttttattttgttacagtggcagAAACCTACCATTATTCTTTTAATGCATTTGTATATACTggtattacatttattattgagATTTTGTATTGAATGGTAattttgaattgaatgggtttaatccaaatctgaacttataaaaaaaaagttggccgAAAATTAATGTCAGCTTGAACACAATGTATTCTGTGGTTGGAAAGTTCtagtaaaatatttacagctcCAGTAAAAGAATAttataatgtacatttaaataatgagcctaatatctgaatagttggatcatgttcatgaaataagtCTGCACTGAGGGGTCTGTGGAattattttaacagttaaatgGGTCCCTGGCTGtaaaatgtttgagaacccatggtttaaatgattaaatattggAAGAACACTCCAATGTTATAAATGGGAAAAtaaagtttttgtgttttttcccctctgttgaatattttagctttttttttttttttaaatactaaattttAATGCCCTGAATGTGTAAATCTGTTTGCAACAACAGGGTTTTTATGATGAtacagctgaaacatttctttttagcACTGCAAGCATCATATGGAAGAGCAGAAGAGTTAAACTGGAATGGAAACAGAAATAGAATGATAGCCAAGTTGACACCCAAGCTGAATCAGTACCATATCCACCAGGGATGTATCAAccctcttttaaaaaaatttcatacAACTCTGATATGAATGCACTGCACATCAACTGATATCCAAAACTGAGTCTGCTGTCTGAAGGTCTTTGTTACTAAGCTATGCAAAACATCACAAGCATGATGGCAGAGTGctttaacatgcacacacagtgttgAGTCAGTCAGCAGCACATGATTCACATGACTGTGGTGGTCCTCCGAGCTGGTACATCATAACATTATACATACTGTTCCATTCACTCATGTGGTTAACTACGCTGCTTACACAAAACTCACATGCAAATCACACAACCATCTTGTATGCcagactgaaataaaataaataataattttaaatcatCATAGACACTATAGTTAGTGTGCTAATATACAAGTTAGTTAGTGTAGCAACAAGATGTCCTTAAGTGGAGTACACCAGttaagcataaataaatattaaaagaagATAAGCTCTTTGACTGTATGCCATAGTTAAAAAGGCACGTTACATCACATACCAATGAATGTCCCAAAAATAACCAAgttcttattttaattataattcaaCATAGAAATAttggcaatgaaatattttcaattcaaaGTGCAAGTCTCCTTATATTCACTCACTAACTAGTCTAATGTCTGTTCTCCATGTTGGGTTCTCCTCACTTGCCTGCCAACTTGGGATCTGATTGGGAGGTAAAAAGCattttacatcacacactgcctttctctaaaattacagttttttcaTCTTTATAAGCACTGCACTGTGCTTCTGGCAGCAGCACCTTTCACCCTCCTAGCCGCTGCTTCCCATAGGATTACACGTGAaatgtagatttaaaaaaaacacactttcagaGCTATTTAGGTAACTCTGCAGCTGCTCCCATATCAACAGGTTATCACTGCTACAGTTAAACATTACCTACATAACCCAGATAACAAGCTCGCTCAATACTGCACATTAAAGCACCTCCATCACCACACCGGAAACTGTGTCTGGCTGAATATAGATCCAGCACTTTAGATCACCATCAGTCTGATACTTATACGCTATTAGATTGATACATCCCTAATAATCACCAATCACAAGACCCAAAGAATTCCAGAAGGACAGAGAAAGGACAGCGTACCCGACGAGGAGTCGGAGGATTTTAGAGCAAAAGACCAACCATCAGGGGTCATAGACGCACAGTGTGGCAGGCGTAGCTCCACCGGCTTCAGGAACTTCAGACCATGAGGCCCACACATGACCAGGGGGCTGAGCAGAGTTTCACCTGCATGAACACACTCAAGTGAGTGAGGCTTGAAAATGTCTGATGTTTTCCAGAggcattataacagcaaactgCACCAGAATCGGTTTGTTCATCTATTTTAAACACATCAGCATTAATTATTTAACAGGATATCAAGAATGACTAAAGTATGTCTCCATTACACAATGATACAAACCTTTCTCCTTGTCCAGTGGAGGCAGGATACTGTTGTCTCTGCACACTTTAAAGTAGATCTCCTGTTCCACGCTTTCAGGAATGGCTCCCTGGGGGATGATAATACTTACACCCGTCTCGATTGAGCTCAACACCCCGCCGTTACAATTAAAGATGCCCCGTGCTGTGGCAACCACAGTATGTccttcatcatcgtcatcatcatccaGTGCATTGGggctgaaagagaaagagatcatTTACTCTATGCTGAAAGTGATAAAGGGGCCAGAGAAGTGAGGGACACTGGTAATGAGGAGCATATGGTGAGACATTTTACCTGACAGGAATAGCTTTGGGGATAGCATTGACATTGTTGTGCTGATATTTGGGCCTGTTGTCCATAGTGCGAGTGAATGTGTCCACTCCACTATCTGTGTCCAGAGGTTGAGGTGAGAGGTGAGGTTTGGGGTTGTTGTTCACCACGATTGGCTTGGCCTGGGTGTCATTGGGCAAAAGGTTGTGGTTGAATTTAGGGCTCTCAAACTTGCGCTCAAATGGGCGTGCAGTGCTTGTGTAAGGCTTTGGAACATAGCGATTGTAACTGGTGGGAGCAGGGACACTGAGAGTCTTGGGTGGGATGTCAGTGCCATTAACTGGAGATTTTTGGGGAAGGTAGTTGCCTTGGACTGGGTCATCCCGTGTAGGAGGGCGGAGAGTAGACAAATCGGGTTTGCCTTTGGGGGAACTGTGGGGATCTGGGAGAGAGTTCACTGTGAATTACGAGAGAGAAACAACTGTCATTTATTAGAGCTTCACTGGAAAAGTCATCATGTGATCTTGGCTAAACAAAAGGTTTTGCGTTAATACAAATAAGCAATTTGAATGGAAACAGACAATGTGttctaaacacatacaaatacagacacaaaccGAATGCgccaaaggttttttttttttttttttttttttttttggaaagcttGCAAAAAGATTCAAAGGGCATCTGACTGTAACCATAGGTGTGCATTGAGATTGGGATTTAATTAGGCTACCggcttgtttatattttgggaaatagaagcAACTAATTTTGTTAAAGATACAGATATAGTTGCAGATATTTGGCGCACTAAACAGATAAACTGCTTTATAAAATGCACTGCTTAAGAAAGATGTTCAGTGTGTGACTTTAAACTCTTACCCTCTGCGTTGCTGAGTTTGGGCAGAGACGCGGGTGGGATAGCAGGGCCTGACTGACCATAAGGAGCTGGTACTGGGTTAACCTGGGGGACCGGCTCATATCTCTTATCTACAGGGCTCACTTTCTCCCCTGACTCCGTCCTGAAAAGCACGGTTGTTCAAACATATAGTTAATACAGATGCACATTCAAGAATGAATCAGACTGTATTAAAAATTCatgttatttcatattattaaataaaaaaattatcatcACAGTTTATGATATGTCATGATGCAAGAATGCCAACCTAAGCCTGTCATAAACTCAACCAGCTCAGAAATGAAACTGGAAATAGTTTTGCCTGAAAATCGCAAGTCATCCTGTCACATATCCAGTATACTATTTGCTTATCCTGCTATACTGCCATCCTAGTATACCATCATACACCTACACTCAAATTTCTCAAGTGTAATACACCTTTATTATGGTCTATACCTGTTATAAAGGTATCCTAGCTGAGGCTGTGCAGGTTTAGCCAAATCATGGAAGCGATTGACTACAGGCTGAGTCACAGCCTTGTTGTCAAAGCTGCGGCGGTCAAAGTAGGACAGCTGTTTCCTGTAGtactcctcatcctcatcaggGTCGTAGTGGTTGGCACGAACCACGTCATCTCCTAATCGAGACTGGGGTTTCTGTGGCTCCGGAGCCCTATTTAGAGAGGCATGATGAGGGAAAATTAAAATGGACACATTAAGACAAATTTTCTGGTGTCCTACATCTCATGCATTAGCTAAAACCTAAAACACATAAGCAGAGTGCATTGTATAAACCTGTTAATAACCACAAAGCCATCTGAAAGCCACCTTTCTGACATAGAGGATAATCACCACAACATATGTTGACATACAAAACAGCTCGTTTTGGTTACCTATATGCAGGTTTCTCCTGTTCTAGATTGTTGAGAGAGTTGGCCTTGGACACCGGGCCAGGGGCAGTCACAGGTTTGGGGAAATCTGTGGGCTACATCAGAAAAtgacactgatttaaaaataattcatcagTACACCAAATTATGAGACTTATAGCTCAAACCTAGATAAATcccattttgttttgtaatttattaaataaataaataaataaataataaaaaataaataaataaataaataaaaataaaaataaaaataaaataccctGATCCCTGGCACGTCTCCAACCTCCTTGGCTCTGTCTACACTCACAGAGCGCTTGTTCTCAAACATCTTGACCCTGTTGAGAACAGACTGGGGTTTCATGGCAGGATCCTCCTCCTCTGGATCTTCTCTGGGTGGAGGAGGCAACGGTTTGGGAGCTGCAGAGTGTATTGGCTCCCCTGGGGACAGCACAACTTCAGGTTTAGGAGGAGGAACTGGAGGGTCAGAATTCAGAGGTTCATGTTGTCCTGGTTTGTAGCCACGGTTTGGTAGCCCTGGGTTATATGAGGGTCTCAGAGAAGCGTCTCCATAATACTGCTTGGGAGGGTCAGGGGAGCGGGGGTTATTGATGGGGAAGCCATGGGGCTCTGGTTCATAGGGAGAGCGGGCATCATACACAAccgggggaggaggaggaggaggttcCTCATAGCGAACAGGCCCTGGTTTTCCATGCCGTGGTGGTCGGTTATCATACGCCACAGGTGGCTCATCATAGCGAGGCTGAGGAGGGCTATAGTCCCGCGTGGGCCCATCCTCATAGGGGGAGCGGGGCTCGTAGCTCAGAGTGGGAGGCTGGTGGCCCTGAGGATAGCCTGACccagctggaggaggaggaggctggGACGAGGACTGCTGGTCATACTGGGGCCACTGTTCGTCATAATGAGGCACGCGGTTGTCATAGTGCAGGTGCGCATTGTAGTTGTGAGGCTTTGGTTGTGCGTAGCCGCCACCGTCATAGCCGTAAGGCGGGTGGTCGTACTCGCGGTATGGCTGTTTGTCCTGGTACACAGGCTGGTGGCTGTAGGACAGAGAGGATGGGGGAGCTAAAGATTGCGGCTGCTGGGGCTTCATCATGTGATTTACTCGCACAGGCTCATCCACACTGTACAGATCCTTCTTATACATCTGCTGGGaacacaacagcaaacacagaTAAAATAAGTACCTAAGAGATCTTATGCCTTTAAACTGATCTGGAAATTGGCCCAATATAcaagaagagaaataaatcttattaggaaaaaaaaaaaagaaatatttgtaaaacaaaacagcacaagCTGTTCAAAATCACCATAATGCTCTGTCAAAACAGACCAATCATCAAACTCGCACATATCCTTATGCAGAAAAAACAGCTTATACACATTGTGGTAATTATGCAGTTAACAGGCAGATTATCTCAGTTTAACATATCCAGATCTACATACCTATACGATTTGATAAGAAGCCTTTCAGTAATGACAGCCAAAAGAATATTACGTATTCAACTGGAAGACTTCATCAGCTTGAACAAATTTAGGGGAACATTAATTGCTTATTCATGCCTGAAAAGCTACTTTCAAACATTCTGTAGCCTGAAGACAGTAAAATTGTaagaaatgctttaaattatgcATTTAGAGTGAAATGGTAGATACATTTGCTActtaatctcttttttttaatatacattacaaCATTTAAGATGTTATCTTTAATAGAttacattaattcattttatatgGTTATGAATACTGTCTGCAGGTTAGACTGACATGCAGCTACAGACAACCATTCTTGCAAATCAGATAATGTTCCATTTGCAATTCCTTGTTCCACTACATCATCTACAGTGTTCAGTGCAGCTTCTACTTCTATGACAAAATGTGTGCTACTTCTCTTAAATACTACTTCTACAGACAGAACAAGCTAAAAGAAATCTCAACAGTAGGAGCCATGCAAGAGGTAGGAGAGGTGAGAGTGAAGAGACTAATAGTGAGAGGCCTCTTTCCTAAAATCACACAGATGTAACAGGCCTTCTTCCTTTTCCCTCACACATCAGGTGCATGTGTACCAGTCACCCATACTCTTGAGGTGGCAGaggcacacacagcacagatatGGGTGGGCACAGTACACATGCAAACAGCAGAGTGGAAGGAAATAGCATTGTGCAAGAAACAGGCAGCTTGAAAAGAGTGAGCGAGCGGGGCTGAACCAGGCTTAAGCGGGCTGTGCCCGGGTCCAGCTCATGGTGATGCTACTGGTGGTACCTTTGGATGTGGGCTGGGTGCGAGCGACTGGTGGGGGTCGTGTGTTGGGGCCTGAGCGAGCTCAGGATCGGGCTGGGACTCGGGTTCTGGGGCGGGAAGGTTAAGTGAGTCGGCCTGAGCGGTGCCAGTTGGCTCCTTGGATTTCGTACCCGCTAGTGGTGCGGCAGGCTCAACAGCAGGGGGCACTGATGCCACTGCAGGGGGGAAGGAGGGCAGGGCCACAGCAGCCTCAGCCTGCTGTGGAGTACGGGGCACATAGGTTATAGACACATGCTACCAAAAGCACATTCCTATAAGCACACAACCTGCTCTGTGGGTTTTTTACACTAGGTCTTTAATTAATGCTTGACCCCTCCAGGCTGCTAAAtcaaacacactcagtactgccCAAGAATCAATGATGGTTAGCGTTATTGCACACAAGTTGGTCATCAACAACAGGAATTAAAGTCTTTAACCTTACAGAAAGCACTGAAGAAACAGactgataaaaaaaaccctagcCATCTCTATTCAGATAGCATTCCTTTGTAAGTATAATAtctgcaataaaatattttcttgtcCTTTTCATGATAAAACCGTTGCACTTGGGGGGCATTACTATGGATTTAGAAACCcattaaaatcaaaatcaaatccaTCACTTGGTGAATGCCAAAAGTGTTTAATAAATCTCTCACAATTGCTAGATGAAAAAAATAGATGACTTAAAGATACTAAAGAGGCTGACTCAAATTAGaccttttatttcttaaaaaaaaaaaatactgaaatagcTAAAAATAAAGTCACCTGTAAAGGGTGGATTTATTCAAGTGCCCCTTGTAAAAGTAATACCACCTGAATAGGGCCTTTAAtatattgcacaaaaaaaatatatcccaAAATAAGAGCATGTAAATGTACAACATATCAACTTGCTGATGACATTTCACATTCCAAGTGCACGTATTAGTTCAGAACGGAACTGAATGTCTACCACTGAATGCTGGAAAACCTTCACAGACAACAAAACAGCTTCATGCATTACAATTACAACTTCATAAACTGAAGCTTCACCACAGAGCACACTGGCATGACTTGTGTACCGTACCTGCTGGGGAGCAGGAATCTTAAATCCAGCAGGCTCGATGCGGTTCATGGGCTCAGGTTGGGGAGCTGCATGCTGGTAACTTGGGTAGGCTGGCACGTCTTGGATGACGGGTGGATCCTCTCGCACAGGCTCTGAAGAGCGGGTGATAGCAGGCTCAGTGGGTAAGCCCACCTCATCGTTCAGGGTCTCATCCAGCTCCTGGTCTGTATAGGCACCTCCCTCAGTGTCCGTGTCCTCGTAGTCAGACGTGTGGCGGCTGTCGGTGCTGTACATGCTGTACTCGCTGCCTGGCGCTGAGAGGTAGGACAAGCGGTCATCATGGATGTCTAAGTCATCCTCTGGAGCTCCGTCAGCCTGGAAATGGCAATGT
Proteins encoded:
- the tjp1b gene encoding tight junction protein ZO-1 isoform X11 translates to MSARAASNKSAAMEETVIWEQHTVTLHRAPGFGFGIAISGGRDNPHFQSGETSIVISDVLKGGPAEGLLQENDRVVMVNSVSMDNVEHAYAVQQLRKSGKNAKITIRRKRKVQVPTGRHGERETMSEHDEDDDSYEDEIYEVRSGRSGYGGGGATGRRSARGERQGTRRERDRERSASRDRSLSPRSERHSVSSNLASRPAKVTLVKSRKNEAEYGLRLASHIFVKDISPESLAARDGNIQEGDVVLKINGTVTENLSLIDAKKLIERSKGKLKMVVQRDERATLLNIPDLDDSIPSANASDRDDISDIHSVASDHSNRSHDKKKSSRSRSPDRRSEPSDHSRHSPPQISNGRATRFVVHRIRPVSHRSRDEDRISKPLPLPAKMVEETHKALEQTGTREEKQLPPLPEPKPVYAQPGQPDVDLPVSPADAPVPSVAHDDSILRPSMKLVKFKKGESVGLRLAGGNDVGIFVAGVLEDSPAAKEGLEEGDQILRVNNVDFANIIREEAVLFLLDLPKGDDVTILAQKKKDVYRRIVESDVGDSFYIRTHFEYEKESPYGLSFNKGEVFRVVDTLYNGKLGSWLAIRIGKNHQEVERGIIPNKNRAEQLSSVQYTLPKTAGGDRADFWRFRGLRSSKRNLRKSREDLSAQPVQTKFPAYERVVLREAGFLRPVVVFGPIADVAREKLSREEPDIFELAKSEPRDAGTDQRSSGIIRLHTIKQIIDRDKHAVLDITPNAVDRLNYAQWYPIVVFLNPDSKQGVKNMRTRLCPESRKSARKLYERALKLRKNNHHLFTTTINLNNMNDGWYGALKETIQQQQNQLVWVSEGKADGAPEDDLDIHDDRLSYLSAPGSEYSMYSTDSRHTSDYEDTDTEGGAYTDQELDETLNDEVGLPTEPAITRSSEPVREDPPVIQDVPAYPSYQHAAPQPEPMNRIEPAGFKIPAPQQQAEAAVALPSFPPAVASVPPAVEPAAPLAGTKSKEPTGTAQADSLNLPAPEPESQPDPELAQAPTHDPHQSLAPSPHPKQMYKKDLYSVDEPVRVNHMMKPQQPQSLAPPSSLSYSHQPVYQDKQPYREYDHPPYGYDGGGYAQPKPHNYNAHLHYDNRVPHYDEQWPQYDQQSSSQPPPPPAGSGYPQGHQPPTLSYEPRSPYEDGPTRDYSPPQPRYDEPPVAYDNRPPRHGKPGPVRYEEPPPPPPPVVYDARSPYEPEPHGFPINNPRSPDPPKQYYGDASLRPSYNPGLPNRGYKPGQHEPLNSDPPVPPPKPEVVLSPGEPIHSAAPKPLPPPPREDPEEEDPAMKPQSVLNRVKMFENKRSVSVDRAKEVGDVPGIRPTDFPKPVTAPGPVSKANSLNNLEQEKPAYRAPEPQKPQSRLGDDVVRANHYDPDEDEEYYRKQLSYFDRRSFDNKAVTQPVVNRFHDLAKPAQPQLGYLYNRTESGEKVSPVDKRYEPVPQVNPVPAPYGQSGPAIPPASLPKLSNAEVNSLPDPHSSPKGKPDLSTLRPPTRDDPVQGNYLPQKSPVNGTDIPPKTLSVPAPTSYNRYVPKPYTSTARPFERKFESPKFNHNLLPNDTQAKPIVVNNNPKPHLSPQPLDTDSGVDTFTRTMDNRPKYQHNNVNAIPKAIPVSPNALDDDDDDEGHTVVATARGIFNCNGGVLSSIETGVSIIIPQGAIPESVEQEIYFKVCRDNSILPPLDKEKGETLLSPLVMCGPHGLKFLKPVELRLPHCASMTPDGWSFALKSSDSSSGDPKCWQNKSLPGDPNYLVGANCVSVLIDHF
- the tjp1b gene encoding tight junction protein ZO-1 isoform X6; this translates as MVNYQKYITVMQLALGVTAINRDRSLPPRKHMWIFPKHEKDKYGPAVYYPKIHGYIPTPDTFSLGAESESSVQGKPSLRRIKGRIHRSKSLDSIDLLDSNSAAMEETVIWEQHTVTLHRAPGFGFGIAISGGRDNPHFQSGETSIVISDVLKGGPAEGLLQENDRVVMVNSVSMDNVEHAYAVQQLRKSGKNAKITIRRKRKVQVPTGRHGERETMSEHDEDDDSYEDEIYEVRSGRSGYGGGGATGRRSARGERQGTRRERDRERSASRDRSLSPRSERHSVSSNLASRPAKVTLVKSRKNEAEYGLRLASHIFVKDISPESLAARDGNIQEGDVVLKINGTVTENLSLIDAKKLIERSKGKLKMVVQRDERATLLNIPDLDDSIPSANASDRDDISDIHSVASDHSNRSHDKKKSSRSRSPDRRSEPSDHSRHSPPQISNGRATRFVVHRIRPVSHRSRDEDRISKPLPLPAKMVEETHKALEQTGTREEKQLPPLPEPKPVYAQPGQPDVDLPVSPADAPVPSVAHDDSILRPSMKLVKFKKGESVGLRLAGGNDVGIFVAGVLEDSPAAKEGLEEGDQILRVNNVDFANIIREEAVLFLLDLPKGDDVTILAQKKKDVYRRIVESDVGDSFYIRTHFEYEKESPYGLSFNKGEVFRVVDTLYNGKLGSWLAIRIGKNHQEVERGIIPNKNRAEQLSSVQYTLPKTAGGDRADFWRFRGLRSSKRNLRKSREDLSAQPVQTKFPAYERVVLREAGFLRPVVVFGPIADVAREKLSREEPDIFELAKSEPRDAGTDQRSSGIIRLHTIKQIIDRDKHAVLDITPNAVDRLNYAQWYPIVVFLNPDSKQGVKNMRTRLCPESRKSARKLYERALKLRKNNHHLFTTTINLNNMNDGWYGALKETIQQQQNQLVWVSEGKADGAPEDDLDIHDDRLSYLSAPGSEYSMYSTDSRHTSDYEDTDTEGGAYTDQELDETLNDEVGLPTEPAITRSSEPVREDPPVIQDVPAYPSYQHAAPQPEPMNRIEPAGFKIPAPQQQAEAAVALPSFPPAVASVPPAVEPAAPLAGTKSKEPTGTAQADSLNLPAPEPESQPDPELAQAPTHDPHQSLAPSPHPKQMYKKDLYSVDEPVRVNHMMKPQQPQSLAPPSSLSYSHQPVYQDKQPYREYDHPPYGYDGGGYAQPKPHNYNAHLHYDNRVPHYDEQWPQYDQQSSSQPPPPPAGSGYPQGHQPPTLSYEPRSPYEDGPTRDYSPPQPRYDEPPVAYDNRPPRHGKPGPVRYEEPPPPPPPVVYDARSPYEPEPHGFPINNPRSPDPPKQYYGDASLRPSYNPGLPNRGYKPGQHEPLNSDPPVPPPKPEVVLSPGEPIHSAAPKPLPPPPREDPEEEDPAMKPQSVLNRVKMFENKRSVSVDRAKEVGDVPGIRPTDFPKPVTAPGPVSKANSLNNLEQEKPAYRAPEPQKPQSRLGDDVVRANHYDPDEDEEYYRKQLSYFDRRSFDNKAVTQPVVNRFHDLAKPAQPQLGYLYNRTESGEKVSPVDKRYEPVPQVNPVPAPYGQSGPAIPPASLPKLSNAEVNSLPDPHSSPKGKPDLSTLRPPTRDDPVQGNYLPQKSPVNGTDIPPKTLSVPAPTSYNRYVPKPYTSTARPFERKFESPKFNHNLLPNDTQAKPIVVNNNPKPHLSPQPLDTDSGVDTFTRTMDNRPKYQHNNVNAIPKAIPVSPNALDDDDDDEGHTVVATARGIFNCNGGVLSSIETGVSIIIPQGAIPESVEQEIYFKVCRDNSILPPLDKEKGETLLSPLVMCGPHGLKFLKPVELRLPHCASMTPDGDPKCWQNKSLPGDPNYLVGANCVSVLIDHF